A region from the Nitrospirota bacterium genome encodes:
- a CDS encoding Gldg family protein, with protein MNRLFGFTRKRSTRMGTNAFAATLFVIGILSVLALLLNKHSFRFDFSEEGNFSIAPQTVKILKNLKQDIKITGFVEEGTKSKEKAVDLLNNFKYQTPHIQYELIDPARRPAIAKQYGITQSDTLVLEGGKQEKRIRTINEEDLINAVVQVNQDQKKSLYFLEGHGEHKIGDSEKEGYSFAKESLEKDGYDVKTLLLLQEGKIPDNAAVLVVGGPMTQVISTEKTILDHYLSKGGKVLFLIDPESRADFDSFLKNWGAELHQDLVIDPMSRLFGGDFTIPVVNSFQNHEITREMKAPVFFPVARSFSFKKEMEAEIAFNPLAESGPNSWGETKIRSGEAKFDPGEDFKGPVTIAGAFNFKKKSEAELDKGSKWIVVGDSDFATNAFFKAAGNGDLFLNMISWLAEEKGLISVRAKDDQSTPFFLTRSQGKLFFLVPILIVPGAVIMAGILVWRVRRKR; from the coding sequence ATGAACAGATTATTCGGATTTACAAGAAAAAGGTCAACCCGAATGGGAACAAATGCGTTTGCCGCGACGCTATTTGTCATCGGCATTTTGAGCGTATTGGCGCTCTTATTGAATAAACACTCGTTTCGGTTTGATTTTTCCGAGGAAGGGAATTTCTCAATTGCTCCCCAGACCGTTAAAATACTCAAAAATTTGAAACAGGATATCAAAATTACCGGATTTGTGGAGGAGGGGACCAAATCGAAGGAGAAGGCGGTTGATCTCCTGAATAATTTTAAATATCAGACCCCGCATATTCAATATGAGCTGATTGATCCGGCAAGAAGACCTGCGATTGCAAAGCAATATGGGATTACACAATCGGACACGCTGGTGCTCGAAGGAGGTAAACAGGAAAAAAGAATCCGTACGATCAATGAAGAGGACCTGATTAACGCAGTCGTACAGGTCAATCAGGATCAGAAAAAGAGCCTCTATTTTCTGGAAGGACATGGGGAACACAAGATCGGAGATTCGGAAAAGGAAGGCTATTCGTTCGCGAAGGAGTCTCTTGAAAAAGATGGCTATGATGTGAAGACGCTGCTTTTGCTGCAAGAAGGAAAAATTCCGGATAATGCAGCGGTATTGGTCGTTGGCGGCCCCATGACGCAGGTGATCTCGACAGAAAAGACCATTCTTGATCATTATTTGTCAAAAGGGGGAAAGGTCCTCTTTCTCATTGACCCGGAGTCTAGGGCGGATTTCGATTCTTTTCTCAAGAATTGGGGCGCCGAGCTTCACCAGGATCTGGTGATTGATCCGATGTCACGGCTTTTTGGGGGCGATTTCACAATTCCGGTCGTCAATTCATTTCAGAATCACGAAATTACACGCGAAATGAAAGCGCCGGTCTTTTTCCCGGTCGCGCGCTCATTTTCATTTAAAAAAGAGATGGAAGCCGAGATTGCTTTTAATCCACTTGCTGAAAGCGGGCCGAACAGCTGGGGTGAGACAAAGATCAGGTCGGGTGAAGCCAAATTTGACCCAGGTGAAGATTTCAAAGGACCTGTAACGATTGCCGGGGCATTTAACTTCAAAAAAAAATCGGAAGCCGAGCTGGATAAAGGATCCAAATGGATTGTTGTGGGTGACTCTGACTTTGCCACGAATGCATTTTTTAAGGCGGCTGGAAACGGGGATCTCTTTTTAAATATGATCAGCTGGCTTGCAGAAGAAAAGGGACTGATTTCGGTTCGGGCCAAAGATGACCAATCGACTCCGTTTTTTCTCACTCGTTCACAGGGAAAGCTGTTTTTTCTGGTCCCGATTCTCATTGTACCAGGAGCAGTCATTATGGCCGGCATTCTGGTCTGGAGAGTCCGTAGAAAGAGATGA
- a CDS encoding response regulator has product MSADSGLSGKKILIVDDDPNVIKGLLESLKNEQCIIDTATDGLEGFEKIASDEYDLIISDVMMPGLNGQKLYKYMSEVKPHLIHRCILITGAMNDELEAFCKSVNLPFLNKPFSTSDLKKMISVLLVKSEKRAPSL; this is encoded by the coding sequence ATGAGTGCAGATTCCGGTTTGTCCGGCAAGAAGATTCTGATTGTGGATGACGACCCCAACGTCATTAAAGGTCTGCTTGAGAGTTTAAAAAATGAACAATGCATCATCGATACCGCGACGGATGGACTTGAAGGTTTTGAAAAGATCGCGAGTGACGAGTATGATCTGATCATTTCAGATGTGATGATGCCCGGTTTGAATGGTCAAAAGCTTTACAAATACATGAGTGAAGTAAAACCTCACCTGATCCATCGGTGTATTCTCATTACCGGCGCCATGAATGACGAGCTGGAAGCTTTCTGCAAGTCTGTTAATCTTCCGTTTTTAAACAAGCCGTTCTCTACCTCTGACCTGAAAAAAATGATTTCGGTTCTCCTGGTGAAAAGCGAAAAAAGAGCCCCTTCCCTGTAA
- a CDS encoding ATP-binding cassette domain-containing protein, translated as MIEVKQLTKLYGTVKAVDNVSFNVNKGEIVAFLGPNGAGKSTTMRIITGFIPATTGTARVAGFDVFDDPLEVKKRIGYLPESPPLYPDMTVSEYLLFVARIKQVPSQNLFSSIQNVMDQCNLGTVRGRLIKKLSKGFQQRVGLAQALIHDPEVLILDEPTVGLDPHQIIEIRELIRALAGNHTIILSTHILPEATALCQRVLIINEGRLVAEDSPEKLSANLRKTDKVNLTLRRGNEKIVESLQAISGMLSVAHILTGEDGVWEVTAEYPIGSDLREEIARTVIENGGGLLEMKSQTLTLEDIFLKLTREEPFPPGQEETS; from the coding sequence ATGATTGAAGTGAAACAACTGACCAAGCTATATGGCACGGTTAAGGCGGTCGATAACGTCAGTTTTAATGTCAATAAGGGAGAGATTGTCGCGTTTTTAGGTCCCAATGGCGCGGGCAAAAGTACCACCATGCGGATCATTACAGGTTTTATTCCCGCCACGACCGGAACGGCGCGGGTCGCCGGCTTCGATGTTTTCGATGATCCCCTTGAAGTCAAAAAACGAATAGGCTATCTTCCGGAATCGCCTCCTCTATACCCGGACATGACGGTTTCGGAATATCTCCTCTTTGTGGCAAGGATCAAACAGGTCCCCTCACAGAATCTATTTTCTTCAATTCAGAATGTCATGGATCAGTGCAACCTCGGGACAGTGAGGGGACGACTCATCAAGAAATTGTCGAAAGGATTTCAGCAGAGAGTCGGCCTGGCTCAGGCCCTTATTCATGACCCGGAGGTCTTGATTCTGGATGAGCCGACCGTCGGATTGGATCCCCATCAAATTATTGAAATCCGCGAACTGATCAGGGCCCTTGCCGGAAATCATACGATTATATTGAGTACGCATATTCTGCCGGAAGCGACCGCACTGTGTCAGAGAGTTCTCATTATCAATGAAGGACGCCTGGTTGCAGAAGACTCCCCGGAGAAGCTTTCTGCCAATTTGCGAAAGACCGACAAAGTGAATCTCACTCTGCGGAGAGGAAACGAGAAAATCGTCGAATCCTTGCAGGCCATATCCGGAATGTTAAGTGTAGCACATATCTTGACAGGGGAGGATGGCGTTTGGGAGGTGACAGCGGAATATCCGATTGGATCTGATTTAAGAGAAGAGATCGCCAGGACTGTCATTGAAAACGGAGGAGGATTACTGGAAATGAAATCTCAAACCTTGACCCTGGAAGATATTTTCCTGAAGTTAACCCGGGAAGAACCTTTTCCTCCCGGACAGGAGGAAACTTCATGA
- a CDS encoding ABC transporter permease subunit, which produces MKNIVTIARKELLSYFYSPIAYVVLFIFLMVVGLLYSNIVAAVSQISMQMMRFQGGMGQFNPKEMIFRQSFSNMIVVLLLIMPLLTMRLITEEKKMKTTELLYTSPVTMFEIVFGKFLGVLFLYFLMLGLTFYIPLLVANVISISWKMVLASYLGLLLCGGVFLAWGLFASSLTENQIISAAISFGFLLSLWIIGFMGQVLSDSVIGQILTYLSLITHFENFNKGLIDTTDIAYCIGMITLALYLTYQVVESQRWKS; this is translated from the coding sequence ATGAAAAATATCGTTACCATTGCGAGGAAAGAGTTGCTCAGTTATTTTTATTCTCCGATCGCCTACGTGGTTCTCTTTATTTTTCTCATGGTGGTGGGACTACTCTACTCCAACATTGTCGCCGCAGTGAGTCAAATCAGCATGCAGATGATGCGTTTCCAGGGAGGAATGGGACAATTCAATCCGAAAGAAATGATTTTCAGGCAGTCATTCAGTAATATGATCGTGGTTTTACTCCTGATCATGCCTCTATTAACCATGAGATTGATTACCGAAGAGAAAAAGATGAAAACGACGGAATTGCTCTACACGTCTCCGGTGACCATGTTTGAAATTGTCTTCGGAAAATTTCTCGGGGTTTTGTTCCTTTATTTTTTAATGCTGGGGTTGACGTTCTATATTCCACTCCTCGTGGCGAATGTCATTTCGATCAGCTGGAAAATGGTCTTGGCGAGCTATCTCGGCCTTCTCCTCTGCGGAGGAGTTTTTCTGGCCTGGGGTCTGTTTGCGTCATCATTGACCGAAAACCAGATTATTTCGGCGGCTATTAGCTTTGGTTTTCTTCTCTCGCTCTGGATTATCGGTTTTATGGGACAGGTCCTGTCGGATTCCGTAATAGGGCAGATTCTTACTTATCTCTCATTGATCACTCATTTTGAAAACTTTAACAAAGGACTCATTGATACAACGGATATTGCCTATTGTATCGGAATGATAACTTTGGCTCTCTATCTAACCTATCAGGTTGTAGAATCCCAGAGATGGAAATCCTAG